Sequence from the Fusarium oxysporum Fo47 chromosome VI, complete sequence genome:
AGTCTCCCTCCTCAGCCCATGCGTCCTCCCAGGCTTCAACCAATTCGCGGATCTTCGTCTGCAGCTCGGTTTTCTGGACGTTAATCTTAGAACCATCTGCAGAGTTCTCCACAAGATTATTCACCAGGAAAGACAGTTGTTGCTTGACGCcgttgatggcttcatcgGCAATGCGGATCAGTTCGCCGGGGACCTCCGCCTTCTTTTCAGCCAGACCATCAGCGAGACGGTTCAGCATCTCCTCGCACATAAGCTTTACATCTTGCTCAACCTTTCCATTGATGATCGCTCTTCGTCTCCGATAAGAATCACGGCCATCTACATAAGTCAGTCATCTTCCATTCAATTGACGATCAATGGCAAAACGTACCAGTCTCCATACACTCTTCAAAGGTGGGCTTCATTTCGTCTGTCAAGAACTCGGCTGAATCAAATGCGACACTGGAGGCTTTCTGGGATAGCTCCTCAATCGTCTTGCGAATCTGGTTCTCCGTCGATCGCTGAGAAGTGTTGAGAATTGGTCTCATGCTGTTGAAGCTCACTTCAAGAGCTGGCACTTTGTTACTGATGTCTTGTTGGAGCTGATCGAGATATTCCTTCCAGATCTGCGAGAACCCGGCCATCATAGGCTTCCGGATCTTGGGTAGCTTTTTGTTCATCTTGTTATCCCAATCTTTACCAAGAGTCTTCAGGACAGGCGAGGCACTATAAAATCTGGTCAATGAACGTATTGGTATATCACGCTGAGAATACTCACAGGCTTTTCATCCAGTTATAGGTCACCCTCGGGGTTGAGAAGCTCGTATATTCTGCTCCGTAACGGCAGATGTTGGCATAGTAAGTGCCCCAGTGCATCCTTATGGTACTGGTGAAATTTTCAGGGAACTTGTATGCCCATCGCTGGACAATCCTCTTCGCCTCCGCCACGAATCTGTTCATGGCACGTTGACGGTGTTCAAGAGGATCAAGTTTTTGAATCTCGAGGCAAGCTTCAGCGAGCTTGGAAGAAAGCTTCTGTACATTTTGTTACAAATCATCCAAGGATTCACTTCTTGGGGGGAACAACTCACCTTGGCAAAGATTTGATGGGTCTTAGCCACTGCACTCTCCACCTCAGGTCTGCTGAAATTGAAGTTTCCATCCTGGCCGCTTGTTTGAGAGTagattctcatcatcgtcatgagACTTTGGTAACCATCCAGGGTTTCGTCGAGGTGCTTCTCACGTTGGCTCAACGTGGCTCGATGCAGCCACTGCTCCGCAGCAGGGATTCCGGTAAATCGGACGCTGGGAAATCCTTCCAATGGCGCGTCATTGTTCTGGAGTTGCCAAAAGGCCTTGGTGGATACGGGGAAGATTGGAAGCACATACTCCTGGCGGTTCTGGGACCGCTGACCGGGGACGATATCATCATACTCAGCCTGTCGAGTGATGAAGTCGTCACGCATGCGCTCCTTGACGCGTCGGTTGCGAGTCTGGCTGGcgcgatgatgaagccagTCTTTCAGGTACGCCATCTCATTCTCAATCTGGCCCTGGCGCCACTGGTGCTGATCAAGCTCTTTGTCCGCTGCTTCAAACTCCTGGTCCTTTATGTCCATAATGTCTCGAAGATTCTTGACTTCCTCGTCGCTCTCTTCTGGGTTCGCTAGGATGGGCTGTTAGCATGGCCTTTTGGAAAGGTGTTAAACTTACCTTGAAGTTTCGATTTGTGTTTCCTGAGAGCAAGCTGGTATTGCctctttgccttcttcttccaagcttcggccatccttttcttctctttcaatcCTGCGTTCTGATATTTGAGGGTGGACTTTTCCGCCTTGAGTtcctcgatcttggcttccttctGGGAAATTTCCTGATCATCGCAGAGCTCTTCGCAGCCATAAATATAGGAATCAACTTTGATCTCATCCATCTTGGAAACGATGACGCCGAAACCATTTCCATCAAGCTTCCCACGCATTCTCATCTGCGCTTCATCAAATCCACTTTGCATGAGCGACTGCGCCTGCTTTTCGTCTGTCGCTCGAATGATAGGGCTTACCACCATTCGAACATCCAGTTGATTGGAAAATTTCTGGGCAACTTCGGAGCGACTGGTCGTCGCATCGCCGCAGCCAGGGAGATCGACAAGGGTGATTCCGGGTTTGAGAATATCTGCCTTGGCGTAGATATGAACCTCTTTGACGAGAGGCCAAACCGCATACCGGAGACTTGATCCCACTTGGACAGTAGTGGAGTCAAGATATGGCTTGATTAAAGCTGAGAGTTGCTTCGCGGTTGGCCTGTTGACATTAAGGGTGCCCTTTTCAAGAATTTTCAGAGCTGGCATGTTCCTGCTCAGAATACTCTGCACAGTTTCGGCATAGGATCGCTTTTCAGGGCATCTGCTCGCCATGATTTCCAGATCACGCTTCTCAATACCCCAGACAGCTCTGATCTTGGGCAGTTCGTAATCaatcttgttctttgacTCTGTTTTCGCGTCTTCGATGCTGAGTgcatcttcgtcgtcctgTTGGTCGAACTTGTTTGCCATAAGGTCCGAGTAGCGGTTGATTTCTACCAGCAGTGACTCAACATCGCTCTCAATGTCCTCTTTCTTTCGATGAACGATCTTCGCCCGGAAAGCATAATCAGGATCATCCACGTCATTCCAAGAGATCTTGCCGATAACAGCGGTAGCGGCAGCTTCCTGACCAGATGGAAACAGCTCCGGAATTCGGAGCAGTGATCCAAGGAACGATGATTTCCCTGCTCCGGTAGGTCCCTCGACACCTACTAGAATCTGAAGTGTTTCGTGTTTCTCGTAGACATTTTCTGAACAACAGTTAGAAACCTATTAAGAGAGCGACATTATACTTCAAAAGGCTTACTGTGTTCTTTCAGCCACTCCCTGATGATGTTTCGGCCCATCATGACGGCGTCTTTGGTGTCGGCACCCTTTCCCATCCGGTAGAGTGCTATCTCCAAGATATTTCGGATCTTCTGGCAATCCAGTTCAGCCTGCCGGACAGCTTtttctttgatcttgagccGCTCGACATCGCTCAGCTGCTGGCAGGTTCGCCAAGGAAACTCCGGGGGTGTGCGAATGACTGCAGACGTCGCCTCAGCCTGGCGCTTAACGTCGCGGATCTCCGCTCCGGGCACTGGGCTTAGAGAGCGCTCACGCTTCAGGCTCGGAGGCTGCTCCACCGCCACGGTTGTATCCATGATTCAGGAAGGGACCGGATGGCCTTCTGATGAAAAAGAAAGTCAACAGCCGATTGTGAATGTGGCCAAGCATACGGATAGAAGTTCTTGAGTAGCAGAACGAGGTGTGCGATGCAAAAGGGGGGATGGTGATGGAAGAATGTGGAGGATgaaaggagaaggatgatgcAAGAGCAGGATGAATGGGGATGAGAGGGCAGTGGTGATGGAAAGAGGAGACAACGGGAATGAGGCAGTAGTGTTGATATGGGCAAATATTGTGAGGAAAAATCAAGCGATATCATATGAGAGGGAAGAGGAATGATATTACCTTGAACGATACTAGTCCTTGAATGCCGGATGACTGGCGATGCAGGGTGTTGTTTTGAGAAAGTGTTGGATGAAGGAGAGAATTGCTCAGAGTGTGACTTAGGTTGGAGGAGAGGAGTCAGACTGATGAAAATGAGAGAGGAGGTGAGAAATGTTGGTTTGGAAGAATAGTCAGCTTAGCTCGCGTTCAGTGAGTGAATCACTGTCTTTCCCTGATGCTTTCGGTTACGTAGAGGGCCCAGGCAGCCGCTTTAACAAGCTGAAGTTCAAAATTGACATTAAACTATTATATGGCGTAGAAAACGGTGTTGCCAGCCTGCATGTAAACATCTGTTCCGTTACTCTATGCCCTTCCTGACTTGGCAGTACCCTTTAGGCTATAACAACGATAGCACAGTAATGCAAGTAAATTCTCCCAGTATCCGATGGAAAAGTATTCATTTAACATCTCTAGTGTAACCATTGTTCCTTTGACAATACTTCACTCCAACCAGGTCTTTATTGTTGAAACAAAAGGGTCTAAACACCAAAAAGAAGGACATACAACACCAGGtattcgctggtcgtcaccgacccaactactaatctGGCGCTTCGCGGCTTGACTCTGGGGGAGCGAACGGGACCCCGTATTCTCCACGAGctatggtcgtatgtgcCCATCAACACACGATGTCCAACTCAAAAAtccatggtgttgaggctgaggtggGTTCGCTTATCTAACCCATCTAATGCCTGACCCAATCTCCGCCCGACAAATGCCAACGTCAGCGACCACAGCTACTCTGCCCTGTCATTTCATGTATTATCGCCCATATTCGTATCTGCGCTCATAAATCTGTGCTGCTGCCAGTGCCACTGCCTCCCGACTTCCTGGCGTCACCAGGCATCAAAAGTTCGCCCTATGTCGGCACGTGCTGAACCTGCTCCCATGGGAAGAATCTCCTCTTGATGTGTTTATTTGAAGTCGACGTTTGAAAAAGCTTCGGATTGGTATCTGAGAGGCGAATTATTGTAGAAACGAGCCATACGCAGTGCAGCTCAGAGAGGCGATGGCACTCGACGTCCGCGTTTCTTCGACGAGAAGTGCGGGTCATATCCCAAATGCCTTATAGAAATTGTCACCCATCAACGACGTCTACTAAAGCTCGCCGCCTTTTCACTCCAGCGTATAGACCACTGCGTAAATGGCTACCATTATGCCTCGCGGACATCGCTCCGCCACAGAATATCGTTCCGGCGAGGAACAGGCCGATGCCATTGTTCGCACTGCCGCCTACCACCGCAAAGACTACTGTCTCCGTGACCTGGTTCTCGCCTAGTGAACACTTCGATACTCATCAGTCAAAACACCCTTCCAGCGGACTTCTAATTTCGGACTTGGCTCCCTTGACCGGCTACCACTGGAGCTCCTGCGTGACACGTTGGTCCGTCTTGATGCGCACTCTCTGTTCAAGTTTCGACAAACGAATCTTCGATCACGACAGGCGGTAGACTCTCTTGAGCAGTATCAACTAATAGTCTTGCACGGACTGAAACTTTTCTGCGCCTTGTTACGAACACGGCTTGCCGTTGACATTTCTCTACTCGACTTTTACAATGCCCTATGTCTCAAGTCTTGTGGTGGTCTTTACGGCGAATTTGGCGGGTTCATATCCCTCCTAACATGGAATCGGTGCTGTTTCAAATGCCTCAAGGAAGCTCCGGAGACTCAAATGCAAATTCTTTCAGCTGCCCGGAAGGAATTCCGCTTGACGAGGGTCGAGTTGGACCAACTGAGGTCATTCAAAACTTTGCCTGGAATATACTCGATGGAGGAATCCGTGCACAAATCCCGCATTGCTATCGTGTCTCTCCATCAGTCTAGTTTGATTTGCAGACAGCAGTCCTATGTGCCAAGGCAAGCCCAGCTAGCGAGCTCAGAACGCAATAGAAAGTTCAACTTTATGGGGTCATGCGCACTTCCGTATTATGATACACGAACCGGCAATGTCGAACACGGAATGTCGTGTGCTGGGTGTCAACTTGCTCTCGAAAAAGACATCATCGGCACCAAAGGCGAGAAATGGGCATTCAAGGCTCGAGACAAATTATATGCGCGAGATGGCTTTTTGGAACATTTTCGATGGTGTGAACAGGCACAGCTGCTGTGGAAATCGAGCTGCGAAGGGAAAACGAAGCCAACAGAACTGCCAGAGGCTGCTCGAAGAGGCGGCTATTCAATAAGAGAGGATAAAAGGGATATGAAACAGTAGATGGCCAAATCCTTGGCTCATTCTTTGATACGCCGGTGGCATTTGATGTTCGTATCTTGGCGCACTGGGCACTAGATGAACTCCATCACCTTTTTGCGCTGCACGTATATCTGATAAACTTGGAAAGTAGTGTTGGAAAGTCGGTTCTGAACGCTTGACCTTTGATGATGTAATGTAGTAACGTATTGGTTGTGGAACATTAACGCTGCTACTGTGTAGGTGATGGCCTGCAACGGACAAGCTGTCGAGCTACATGTTGTCTCGAGTTCTGTTAACCCTGGAGTCATTTAGGAGCCTTTTGATTGGCGGCTCCAACCAGCTAAGACAAGGACTGAACAGCAATGCAGGCAGTAGAAACGGTGGGCTGGCCTATCATGGCTGTCATTTTGTCCATGGAAGTGGATGATGGCGATTCTTTTGAAAGTAAATACCGACTGCGAACCGGGGACCAAGTCAAGTACCTCATCTCTCCTAGAACATTTGAAAAAGATAGGTTTCGTTCCCTACTCAGTCCCTACCTGTCTTTCTCGTAAGGCGGAATGAACCGCAGTCCTCATCTCGAAAGACGAAACCAGCGGCGAGTTGAAAGTTGTCATCTCGAACCGAGCACTAGTTGGCGTCAGGTGTCGATGGCATCATACTAAGTTGATTACCTTTAGTTGGAGAGGACCAAAAGGCTCACGGCAATGGCTTTCGAAAAACATCTCATTCGATTCTTCCCGTGAGAAAGTCCATTTGTGGAGGTAAGAATAGGGAATAAAGCCAAAAGGTTCCTTCACTAAAAGCTGCTTCTCTATGCGTGCTACAAAACCGTCTCAATAATGCAACTCTGGCACTGATTCCCCTTCAGCATTATTCTTAACAGGTGAAGATCTCCTAGGGGCTGACTTTTCATCTGCCCACAGAGGCTGGTCGTCAAAGCTAAACTTAAGGATTTCCGGACGTTGATAATGGCCAGCGGCATCAACCCAAACCTTGACCTGCCCAAGCTGCGACAGGTCcacctcagccttgacaagCTTCTCTTCAGCACCAGTATGGGGCCCAGCAAGAAATGAGCAAAACGGATGAATAACAGCTGACCACCCCCCGCCCGCCTTGACAAACTCCTGCTTGCCTAGATTCTTCTCCATCCACTCGAGACAAGTATCGTCAACATAGTTAGACGCGGTGATGACAAAGACTTGAGCTGTGAGGGCATGTGCCTTCATCAAAGCCTCgatttgagaatcagccaCGGCTTCGAACCCAGCCATGGTAGACAAGGCCGGCCAAGCCCCGGCGTGGATATGTTCATGCTGAGTGATGAGCGCTTGGCGCGCACCGTTCATGGTATGTTCCCAACAGCAAAGACCACCGAGGTTGAAAGGCCGTCCTGAAGCTGTCAGCCTGTATGTTCTTAGAGTATGGCCACCACCTTGTGCCCAAACAGAGCGTTCAACATATGTTGGCTGCAGCTTGCGGTGCACGCCCAGCAAGGTGCCATCTGCATCGATATTGACTTGGGAATTGAAGAGCGTGTAACCTTGAGCTATGCGCTCTGAAATACCAAGGCTGATGGCTACACCAGTGCGGCGGCAGGCAGCCGAGATGCGTGCGATTTCGTCGCCGTCTTGGACAACGACGCTCTCATCGGCATATTTGGCGAGAGCCCCTACTTGTTGGAGGGGCGGGTAGCACTCTATCCAATACTTGGCCATGTTAGCCATGCCACTGCAGCACCGAGGGCGAATAATGGAGGATGTACCGGATATCCAGGAATAAACGTCTCAGGAAAGACTAGAAGCTCAATGCTCTCCTTACTCGCTTGCTCAATCAAGTTGATAACCTTGTCGGTAGTAGCGGCCTTATTCATGAACACGGGCGCGGCGTGTACCGCTGCGACGACGATTTTGTAATCCATGGAAGGCTAGGGACTTGGAATATTAAATTATGAACGGCATAGAGCGAGCGCTGCAAATTGTGAGTCAATGGCGAGGCAAAGAATGAAATCAGGATAACATTCCAGAGTTTCAATGTATGAAATGGCAACGAGGGGTCATAGGATATTCACGGGATATTTCCGCGTTGCTAGCCAGTGAAGGGCCTCTTGGCTGACCCATGAACGTATGATATGCTGCAGGGAATGATTACGGGTCTACAATTGGGTAGCAACGACTGGGTTCCAAGCTTATGAACCCCACGTTCCGGGAAGAGCCCGACCCATGGGCAAGAGTTGGCTTAGGCTATGGTGGTTGTACAGTATGCTATCAAGCATATTTGTTTGTAACATGCGTCAATGTACAAGATGGTGGCGCACGCTTTAGGTTAATGATATATGCTAGGCTAGTTATATACAAGTTTTCCTTCCTGCCAGCAACAGGTACACCAAGCCGCTCAACTCAAGTTACCCTCCTAGAATCGCAGCTACGACAACACACCAATCGGCCATCGTCTATATCTGTGCAGTCGGCGTTTTGTGGACGGTTGCTACCTAAACAAAGGCCATGGCCTTGGGTACTTGCGCCAAAGCTTACAGGACCCTCGAGACTGTCGAGATATGGAAGCATATTAGAGATCAAAGGGTGACCTCGCTGCTTACCATGCGTCGGGTGTCGAATAGGTACTAAGGGCTCGCCTGATGGACCGAATCTGTCTGAGAAAGACGAGTGAAAATAC
This genomic interval carries:
- a CDS encoding carbon-nitrogen hydrolase; its protein translation is MDYKIVVAAVHAAPVFMNKAATTDKVINLIEQASKESIELLVFPETFIPGYPYWIECYPPLQQVGALAKYADESVVVQDGDEIARISAACRRTGVAISLGISERIAQGYTLFNSQVNIDADGTLLGVHRKLQPTYVERSVWAQGGGHTLRTYRLTASGRPFNLGGLCCWEHTMNGARQALITQHEHIHAGAWPALSTMAGFEAVADSQIEALMKAHALTAQVFVITASNYVDDTCLEWMEKNLGKQEFVKAGGGWSAVIHPFCSFLAGPHTGAEEKLVKAEVDLSQLGQVKVWVDAAGHYQRPEILKFSFDDQPLWADEKSAPRRSSPVKNNAEGESVPELHY